One window of Ammospiza nelsoni isolate bAmmNel1 chromosome 12, bAmmNel1.pri, whole genome shotgun sequence genomic DNA carries:
- the RBBP8NL gene encoding RBBP8 N-terminal-like protein yields the protein MTTESFAEFLNKLKEIHEKEVQGLHSKVTELTTEKCRDAQRIEELFAKNHQLREQQKVLKENVKVLENRLRAGLCDRCMVTQELAKKKQNEYETSHFQSLQHIFILSNETNRLREENKTLKEELKRLQSLETKTPGVSSRESCSTPSSPLTLLSPVSRDASTEKAEPREAAAQQDVPELELSEEKPPEKLQRSSPSSRTSPGTLLQEVSLAEIASQRISNQLHGTIALVRAGSRPCLLERSPSEAAVSPPARKAPLPPEREHSPSLEAYLTASNPDSPKVAPSYENLKLSARREQLCLLHKHLSLHQLGLVGPCAPGERDSGTFPMHPLRSKAAEGRTRCRDTWDEQAALLKLPATMVYVRDQQLEEKLQLLKQRERLQHLLLRQCQPGQRAHGDTETRPGQRAHGDTETRPLSPWLGMAVGCKEERVFLEDAADGKEEGQLWRGRERPEPRARGKEARDEDGDAPLDLSDPRHRQTDGSPRDSPGDSPAVPAGGHRAQRDRLRCPYRWALPAAAKEEEEEEEEDAAVLRLSRAYLTNSSTPSDPEAPPEAGLRRDVSAQKGDADDNDAESGKQESDEPDTTDSEEKYEDEIQQEAEADGKYFCTKDKVHVQQRKRKRGQDPWIKGSKKSMRGKKKIKVEQCPVGITKELENCSASHNDPSKDS from the exons ATGACCACAGAGAGTTTTGCAGAGTTCCTGAACAAGCTCAAGGAAATCCATGAGAAAGAGGTTCAAG gtctgcacagcaaggtGACGGAGCTGACCACAGAGAAGTGCCG CGATGCTCAGAGAATTGAAGAGCTGTTTGCTAAAAATCACCAATTAAGAGAACAACAGAAGGTcctgaaagaaaatgtaaagGTGTTAGAAAACAG GCTGCGAGCTGGCCTTTGTGACAGATGCATGGTCACCCAGGAGCTGGCCAAAAAGAAGCAGAATGAGTATGAGACCTCTCActtccagagcctgcagcacaTCTTCATCCTCT caaacGAGACCAATCGCCTGAGGGAGGAGAACAAAACTCTCAAGGAGGAACTGAAGAGGCTCCAGAGCCTGGA gacaaagaCCCCAGGAGTGTCCTCCAGAGAAAGCTGCTCCACACCAAGCTCCCCTTTgactctgctgtccccagtgaGCAGGGATGCCAGCACAGagaaggcagagcccagggaagcagcagcccagcaggacgtgccagagctggagctcagTGAAG aaaagcCTCCAGAGAAGCTCCAGAGAAGCTCTCCAAGCAGCAGGACCTCTCCAGGCACTCTCCTCCAAGAAGTCAGCCTTGCAGAAATA GCATCCCAGAGGATTTCCAACCAGCTGCACGGAACCATTGCCCTGGTGAGAGCTGGCTCCAGACCCTGCCTCCTGGAAAGGAgtccctcagaggcagcagtgtCTCCCCCAGCCAGGAAAGCTCCTCTCCCTCCAGAAcgagagcacagccccagcctggaggc TTATTTAACAGCGAGCAACCCAGACTCCCCCAAGGTTGCTCCGTCCTACGAAAACCTGAAACTGAGTGCCCggagagagcagctgtgcctgctgcacaAGCACCTGTCCCTGCaccagctggggctggtgggTCCCTGCGCCCCGGGCGAGCGGGACAGCGGCACCTTCCCCATGCACCCGCTCAGGAGCAAGGCTGCCGAGGGCAGGACACGCTGCCGGGACACCTGGGACgagcaggcagccctgctgaaGCTCCCTGCCACCATGGTGTACGTGAGGgaccagcagctggaggagaagctgcagctgctgaagcagcgggagcggctgcagcatctcctgctgcgGCAGTGCCAGCCGGGCCAGCGGGCACACGGTGACACCGAGACACGGCCGGGCCAGCGGGCACACGGTGACACCGAGACACGGCCGCTGTCCCCGTGGCTGGGCATGGCCGTGGGCTGCAAGGAGGAGAGGGTGTTCCTGGAGGATGCTGCGGACGGGAAGGAAGAGGG GCAGCTGTGGCGGGGCAGGGAGCGCCCCGAGCCGCGAGCCAGGGGGAAGGAGGCGAGGGACGAGGATGGGGACGCCCCGCTGGACCTGTCCGACCCCAGGCACAGACAGACGGACGGCAGCCCGAGGGAcagccccggggacagcccggccgtgcccgcagggggacacagggcacagcGGGACCGCCTGCGCTGCCCCTACCGCTGGGCACTGCCCGCGGCTgccaaggaggaggaggaggaggaggaggaagatgcaGCTGTG ctgAGGCTTTCACGGGCATATCTGACAAACAGCTCCACCCCAAGTGACCCAGAGGCCCCTCCTGAGGCCGGGCTGAGGCGGGATGTCAGCGCACAGAAGGGAGATGCAG ATGACAATGATGCCGAGTCTGGGAAGCAAGAATCCGATGAGCCAGACACAACGGACAGTgag GAGAAGTATGAAGATGAGATCCAACAAGAAGCTGAGGCTGACGGGAAATACTTTTGCACCAAAGACAAAGTTCACgtgcagcagaggaagagaaaaagaggacaAGATCCCTGGATAAAAG GATCTAAGAAGtcaatgagaggaaaaaagaaaatcaaagtgGAGCAATGCCCAGTGGGGATCACAAAGGAGCTGGAGAATTGCTCTGCTTCCCACAATGATCCCTCCAAGGACAGTTaa